Sequence from the Phycisphaeraceae bacterium genome:
GAAAGCGGAAGCCCTGCCCAGTACGACACTCCGCAGCACCTGCTCCCTCCGACGGGCTATGTGTACACCTCTATTGATTCCGCCCATGCACACGTCATCGCTACGCTTGCCTCTATCCCTGAGCCGGCCAGCGCAGCACTTCTGGCCGCAGGCGGGCTGTTGGTTCTGCCCCGTCGCCGTGGCCGATAAACAGTACGCGGGCTGCGCATCCATGCGCGGATACAGCTTTCGTCTCTATTTAACGAGACCGTAAGGCGCGGTGATTGACGGTGGAAAGCTCCGCACTCTTAAGGCCGCGACTCGTCCAGACAGAGTTTCTCAGATCTCTTTCTGCGTCCGCCTGCGATCGTATTCGATCGAAGTCGTTGTCCGGGTGGTTCAGATCGCCAGCATTCGCTGGTACTCCGCCAATCGCGTGTCCAGGTCTTTGCGGGTGATCTGCATGAGACGGCTGAGGCTGAAAGATTCGATGTTGTAACTGGCGACGATGGTTCCATACGCCATCGCTTTTCTGAGGCTGGGCAGGGAGAGATCATCGGTGGAGGCGAGGTAGCCCATCATGCCGCCGGCGAACGAATCGCCCGCGCCAGTGGGATCAACGACGTGATCCGCCGGATAGGCCGGCAGCACGACTTTGAGATTGCCGTGCGTGATCAGCGCGCCGTGTTCGCCTTTTTTCACCACCACGAACTTCGGCCCCATCTTCGTGATCTTCTCCGCCGCACGAATCACGTTGCTGTCACCGGCGAGTTGTTCCGCCTCATCATTGTTCAGCACCAGCCCGTCCACACGCTTGAGCAGCTTCAGCAGCGTCGGCCGTTCCGTTTCGATCCACAGATCCATCGTGTCGGCGATGGTGAGCCGGGCGTGGGGGAATTGTTCGAGCAGCGATAGCTGGCCCGCTGGATGGGTGTTGGCGAGGAAAACGTAGCGGCTGTCGCGGTACGCCTCAGGCACGGGGGGCAGTGCCTCCGCCAGCACGTTGAGCTGGACCTCCAGCGTGTCACGGTGGTTCATGTTCTCGTGATATTTGCCGCGCCAGCGAAAGGTCTTCGACCCTTTTCGTGTTTCCAGCCCCGCCAGATCGACCTTGAAATGCCGGAATGTGTTGAGGAACTCCGGCGGGAAATCCTCGCCCACAGCGCCGACGAGCCGCACTGGACCGAAAAACGATGCCGCTGCCGCGAAATAAATCGACGACCCGCCCAGCACGTTGTCAGCATTGCCTGTGGGTGATTCGATGGAGTCGATGCCGATAGAGCCGGTGACGATCAGTGACATGGTTTGATTAGGGTAGGGGGTTGAGGTTGAGGATTCAGGGTTGAGGTTGCGGATTGTAAGGATCAGCGAGGTAACGCGGCAGCGCAGAAGGTCAGGCAGCGATCGATTCTTCGGATAGTCGCTGATTTACCGAGGATCGCCAGCGTGTCGTGAATGGCCGGGCTGACCGTCGTGCCGGTGATGGCAACGCGCAGCGGCTGTGCGACATCGCCCATGCCGCGATTTGTCCGGGTGGAAAACGTCTCGATAAAGGTGTGCAGCGCAGCGGGGGACCAGTCGGACAGGCTGTTCATCTCGTCGCGAAGCTCGGTCAGGACTTTCAGACCCGCGCTGTCATTTTTTCGGAGTACTTTTTCGACGGCTTTGGCGTCAAGCTCGATCGCTTCATCGTCTGTGATAAAAAATCGGCCCATCATTGCCGGATCAGCCAGCGTCTTGCTGCGCGGGCGGTAAGCCTCGGCGATCATCCGCAGCGCATCATCACTGAGTTTGCCGGGAAACTCCGGCTGGAAGGCTCTCAGATGTCCCAGCCATCGAGTGAAAAACTCATCCGGTGAGAGTTTGGAGATCGTCTCCTGATTGAACGCGAGCAGCTTGAGACGGTCGAACTTCGCATTCGACTTACCCACGCGATCCAGCGTGAAATGGCTGACGAGGTAATCGAGGTTGAACCGTTCGTGATCCTTATCCGGTGGTGACCAGCCGAGCAGCGCGAGATAGTTGAGGATCACTTCGGGCAGATAGCCGCTGCGTCGGAAGTCGATCACGCTCACTTCGGGGAGCTGGAGTCGCAGTGTCCGGCCGAGGCTCTCGGCGATATCCATGTCGTCGTTTTCTTTGGCCATGAATGCCGCCATTCGGGGGCCGTCCACGCCGCTCTGTTGTGCAAGTGTGGCGACGGTTTGAGTCGGGGCTTTCTTAAGCCAATCCTCTGCGGCTTTGCGTGCGGCTTTGGCTTTGTCGCGCTTGCCCATCTTTGAGTTGTCGGGGTTCAGGATCGCCGGCATGTGTGCGTAGCACGGCGTGGGATAGCCCAGTGCCTCCTGAAGCGCGACATGCTTAGGCGTGTTCATGAGGTGCTCCTGACCACGGAGCACGTGCGTCGTTCCCATCGTCGCGTCATCGACCACGACAGCCAGGTGAAACGTGGGAAATCCGTCACTTTTGAGGATGATGAAATCTTCGAGCTGATCTTTGGCGATGGTGATATTACCCAGCACTTCGTCGTGAACAGTGATATCCCGGCCGGGCATACGGAAGCGGACAGCACCGTTCTCCTCGAAAGCACGACCGGCGGTGATGAGCTTCCGAGCGCAGTCGCGGTACTGTTCAAGCCGCTGACTCTGGAAATAGGGTGCGTGTGGACCTCGCTGACATTGATAAGGATCGGCGGCGTCGGGATCAGGCCCTTCGTCCCAGTCGATCCCCAGCCACTTGAGATCGTCGATCATGGCGACGGTGCTGGCGGCACTCGAACGGCTCTGGTCCGTATCCTCGAAACGCAGAATAAACGTGTTGGCGCCAGTGTGGCGGCGGGCAAACGCCCAGGCAAACAACGCCGTCCGCGCCCCGCCGATGTGCAGATAGCCCGTCGGCGATGGAGCGAAACGAGTGACGATCTTGGTATTCACATCCGGCATGATCGCGCGATTGTAACGTCAGCGATCAGGTTGTCGGTGCGGATTGTTTGGCGTGCTCGAGTGCATCCTCACGGGTGAAGCCCAGCCACTCAAGCATGTGCTCCTCATATGCACGCGAATGATCTTCACGCGACAGGTCGAGACGCAGCTCGTTGATGACCTTGGTGCCCATGCCAATCCACTCGCGCCAGGTGTCCTGCGTGTAGTAGTCGTAGATGAATCTGCCGATCGGTCCGCGCATCGGAGGGTCGGCGAGTCGATTGCCCGGCTTGCCGCTCTTGCGATCGACGATCACGTTTTCACCTAGCTCCACCTGTGCGGTTTGCGTCCGCTTAACCTCCGGTACGGGCTGGCCCAGCTTCTGAAGGAGCGAACCCATCGCCCGCTGCGGCATTACGTCACCCTGGCTGGCAGCCACCACGTAGCCCTTGGTGAGCAATTCCGCGGCGTCGTCATTGCGGTTGAGTTGAATGAGCACCTGTCCCAGAAGCTGATAAGCGCGCGAGCTGCGCGCATTAAGCTCGATGGCTCGGTTGAGTGCCTTGGCTGCTTCCTCGGAGCGGCCGGCATCGCGGTACGCATTGCCGAGGCTGAACCAACCCATGTCGTTGTCGGGATCGGATTGAGTCATCTTCTCCCACTGTTCGATACGTGTGTTTGCATCCATGCTCATAGCATAGGCGGTATGAACGACAGGATGTAGTGCGCAAAAGAAACCGGGCGTGACCCGCGTGTTATTCCGTTCACCGTAGATCCGAAAAACACCCGACCGGCGCGAGACTTGGTCAGATGTCCTGCGTCAGGCGTTTGTTAACATGCCCTCATGTCAGTTGAGCGGGTGTTTTTAGGTTGGGAGTTGCCTGCATTACGGCGAGCAGCAGAGTGGCTGCGTCAACGTTACATCCGTGATGGTGTGTGGAATCTGAGCGAAGTGGCGTTGGTGACGCCCGGCTCTCGCGCGGGCCGGCGATTACTTGAAGTTCTGGTGGACGCAGCTGACGGCCTGATGCTGCTCCCGCCGCGGATCATCACGCCCGGCGACTTGCCGGAGTTGCTCTACCGCAGCCCTGATGCGGTCGTGATCCACGATCTGCGTCGCACGCTGGTGCGCGCGCACGTGTTGAGTCAGGCTGAGGATGGGTTGATCAAGAGCATTATTCCCGATCCGCCGGAAGCGGAAAATGTGCGCGGGTGGTGGAATGTGGCGCGTGAGTTGGAGAGAGTTTACGACGCCGTCGCCGCCGGTGCGGTAGAGCTGGAACAGATCCCCGCGTTATGTCGAAATCAGTTGGACTTTCCGGATGAGCAGCGATGGGTGGCCCTGGACCAGCTTGACCGTGCGTATCAGAAAATGCTGGATCGGCATGGATTGACGGATCGCAACCGTGCGCGGCTGGCAGCATTGAAAGCCGGCTCGTGCGCTGCCGAGCGCGACATCGTCCTCGTCTGTACCGCAGACCTGGATCAGCTTCCCATTCGCATGCTTCGTCAGGCTGCCCAGACGAGTGAGCAGGGCAGCGGCAATATTTTCGCGCTGGTCCATGCTCCTGAATCCGAGGCGGCGACGTTTGACGAGCTGGGTTGCCTGCTGGTGGATTCCTGGAGTGCGCGACAGATTGACCCGGACCCTCGGATCATCCGCATCGTGGATCGTCCGCGCGATCAGGCGTATGAAACCCTGCGTCAGATGGAATCGTTCAATGGGCGCTTCGCCGCAGATCAGATCACGATCGGCATCGGTGATGACAAGATCTCGCCGATGATTGCGCGTGTGCTGGAGATTGCCGGTATTTCCACACGGTCAGCCATCGCACGGGAGGTTTCGCAGTCCGCACCGGTGATGCTCTTGACCGCGATGACACGGTTTATCGAGAGCGAGCGTTTCGATGACTTTGCCTCGCTCCTGCGTCATCCGGACATCGAGGAATTTCTGCTGGAAAGATCACGGCCCAATGCCGCGACACCCGCTGCTGAAGATACAGCGCACGGTTCAGGTGACTGGCTTACGCTGCTGGATGATTACATCACCGATCACCTGCAAGGCCGGCTGTCCGATCAATGGCTGGGCGAAAAATTCCGCGCAGCTCGACTCAAAAAAACGTGGGAGACGATCCGTGCGCTGGTGCCAGCGGACCATCACGTGGCGCGACCGCTACCGGAGTGGGCGACGGTCTTTTCCAAGTTGCTGGAGCGAGTTTACAGCCACCGTGAACTCAACCGCGAGATACCGGACGATCGGTTGCTGCTGCTGGCGTTGCAGAAAATCGCCGACGCCATCCGCGAGTTGGCTGAACTTGATGCAGCCGATCCCCTCACGCCGTCACTCTCGCTGGTGGAAGCTACAGCCATCCTCATTTCCTGTCTGACCGGTGCGACCATTCCGCCTTTGTCGAGCGGGCCGGCTGTCGAGTTGCTCGGCTGGCTTGAACTCCAGCTTGATGATGCGCCAGCGCTGATCGTCACCGGCGTCAATGAAGGCTATATCCCTGAAAGCGTGCGGGCCGATGCTTTTCTGCCCGATCGCACCCGCCGTTTTCTGGGGCTGGTGGACAACCGCCGCCGTCTGGCTCGTGATAAGTACGCGATGTATGCGATCCTGCGCAGCCGTCCGACAGTGCGATTTATCAGCGGACGACGAGGATCGGACGACAACCCCCTCACACCCAGCCGCCTGCTTCTGTCCTGTTCACCGGATGAATTACCCCGCCGCGTGCTGCGGTTTTACGACCCCAAATCCGCGGACACTGATCATGCTGTGTCGTCCACCGTACTTGAATCGGGAAAAACCAGTCGCTTCATCGTGCCTCCACCGCAGCCGCCGGCAACACCGATCAACCGGCTCTACGTCACCGCATTTCGGGACTATCTGCGGTGTCCGTATCGTTTCTACCTTCAGCACGTTCTCAAATTGAAAGCTCTCGATGATCGTGCGGTGGAGCTGGATGCGGCTTCTTTTGGCAACCTGGCGCATGAAGTACTTCAGATGTTTGGAGACAGCGATTTAGCTGTGTCGTCCGACGCCGACGCCATCGGGAATGATCTGCTCGCCCGGCTGGGTGAATTGGTGCGCCACCACTATGGCGATGAGCTTGGCGCCGCGGTGATGATCCAGACGCAGCAGCTCAGCGAGCGTTTGCGTGCCTTTGCCCGGTGGCATGCCGCCCAGACCGCGCAAGGCTGGCGCATCGTCGCGCGGGAGCAGAAAGTAACCGCCACGATCGACGTGGACGGTCAGCCGTTCGAGATCACCGGAAAAATCGACCGCATCGACAGAGACGAAGCGGGCCGCGTGCGTATCGCGGACTACAAAACCGGTGACAAAGCAGCGAAACCAGAAGCCATTCACCGGAAAAGCGGTGAATGGGTCGATCTTCAACTGCCCCTCTATCGCGTGTTGGTTGCCAGTCTGAATCTGCCGGGAGTCCGCGGCGAGCCGGTGATGGGTTACATCCAACTGCCCAGAGAATTGTCGAGTGTCGGCTTTACCGAGGCAACGTGGTCGCAGGCGGAGCTTGATGCCGCCCTCGAAACTGCGGCAAAGGTGGTCCGTGGGCTGCGTGAGGGAGTATTTTGGCCGCCGACATATCCAGTTGACTACATGGAAGATTTCGCGGGTATCTGTCTGGACGACTGGGAGGAGCGTGAGACAGCACTGTCTGAAGGTAATCGTCTGGCTGGTCTGCCAAAGAGGAGCGGGCGATGACCGTATCGGCCACGCATCTATTGATTAGTGCGTCGGCGGGGACCGGCAAGACTCACGCCCTGACGGCTCGCTATCTCAAACTGTTGCGCCACGGCGCACTGCCGGAGACCATCCTGGCCACGACGTTTACCCGTAAGGCTGCCGGTGAAATCCTCGCCCGTGTGCTGTTGCGGCTGGCGAAAGCAGCTAGCTCGGATCACGAAGCCGCCAAGCTGGCCGAAGACATCAAGGATTTCACGCTCACACAGCAGGATTGCCGGAAACTCCTCGTCCAGCTCTGCGACTCGCTTCATAGCGTGACCATTTCAACCATCGATGGTTTCTTCAATCGCGTGGCGTCGAGCTTTCGGTTCGAGTTGGGTATTCCGCCATCGCCGCGCATCGTCGATGAGCGCGATTCCCTGATTAACCAGATTCGCCTGCGCGCCATCGAAGCACTGCTTGCTGACGACCAGCCGCAGGTACTCATCGATCTGCTCCGAAGGCTGCACCACGACAGTAATAAGCGGTCGGTGACCGATTCGATCGAGACCATCGTAAGCGAGCTATACGAGATCTACCGCGAAGCACCAGAGGAAGACAAGTGGAACAGACTCAGCGTCCCGCCCGTGCCGACGGAGGAACAGATACGCGACATTAGTAACGGACTGCTCGCCGTGTGCGTTGAAGGTGCTGTCCCAACCAAAAATCTCGCCAAGGCACTGCGCACCTGTCGTGAATTGTTTGAGCAACGTCAATGGGATGTACTGGCGGGAAACACCCTCATCTGCGCCGTGCGCTCCGGTAAATGTACGTATGGCGGGACGACAATCGATCTCCGTGTGGTCGCTGTACTGGAGCCTTTGGTCCGCTGCGTAGACGCGATCGCGATTCAGCGCGTCGCGCAGCGCGGTGAGGCGTCCTATGACCTGGTCCGCCGGTTCGACAGCCACTTCACCCGTCTCCGTCATGAACAGAACGTGCTGCTTTTTTCCGACCTGACACATAAGCTCGCCCGCGAACTGCAAACACTGGGTGAACAAATCTGGTTTGACGTTTACTACCGTCTCGATTCGCGCGTCAAGCATCTGTTGCTCGACGAATTTCAGGACACGAGTATTGCCCAGTGGACGGTGCTGCAACCCGTGGCCTCGGAGATCACTGCCAGCGATGATGGCACGATGTCGCACAGCTTTTTCTGCGTCGGCGATGTCAAACAGGCGATCTACAACTGGCGCGGCGGTTGTGCCGAGATTTTCAACCAACTCCCCAAACAGTTGAACCTGATAAATATGTCGATCGAAACGCTCGACAAGAGCCACCGATCCTCATCAATCGTGCTCGACGCGGTAAACGCAGTGTTCAGCGACCTGACGGAAAATCCTGTGCTGAATACTCACGCTCCGATCGTGCAGCGGTGGGCGCAGAAGTTCCCCAGACACGAAGCAGTTAAGTCCCTGCCCGGTTGTGTGGAACTGCTCACATCGACTCTGACGCAAGGGGAAGTCACGGTTAATGAAGATAGTGATGGTGACGATTCCGCGGTCACGGAGCAGGCATCAACACATGAGGTGTTTGTCGCGGAAAAAATCACCGCTTTGCATCGTGCTGTGCCCGGAGCTTCCATTGGAGTGCTTGTCTCAACGCATCTCGCAGCGAGTCGTCTCCTGCCGCAGCTTCGTAATCTGGGAGTGGACGCCAGCGGCGAGGGCGGTGTTGCCATCACCGGCGATCCGGCGGTGCTGGCGATCCTTGCAGCTCTAACCCTGGCGGATCATCCCGGCGACAGCATCGCGGCTTTTCACGTGCTTCATTCGCCGCTGAACGAGATTGTCGGTCTTGGAAGTCAACGCTCCGCGGATTGCCACGCCGTCGCGATGCACATCCGACATGAGATCTTGAATCGCGGTTATGCCGACCTCATCGCCGACTGGGTGCAGCGATTGGCGCCCTCATGCGGGCCGTCGAGCACAAGGCGGCTGCTGCAACTGATCGAAATAGCCGACAGCTACGATGCGACGATCACGCTGCGCACCCGCGATTTTGTGGAGTATGTCCACGCGAAGCGCGTCGAAGAGACATCGCTTTCGCCGGTACGGGTGATGACGGTGCATGCGGCAAAGGGGCTGGAGTTTGATGCGGTGGTGATGCCGGAGCTTGATCGTCTGATTGTGAAAATGACCGACCTGCCTGCTTATGTGGAACGTGATGCGCCGACCTTGCCGATCAGTGCTGTCTTCGCCCCGGCGAATAAGGATGTGCGGTCGCTTTCCAGCGATCTTGAAAAAGCCTACAACCAGATGCTTGAAAGCCGTCTGCGCGACGACCTGTCCGTGCTCTATGTTGCGATGACTCGGGCACGTCACGCGCTGTACATGATTGCCAAACCATTGTCGATGAAGAAAGATGGTAATGCCTGCGCGCGCGGATGGAGCAATCTCAGCTACGCGGCGATTCTCCGGCGGGCACTGGGGCCAGAGCAGCCGACCTATGAAGGCGGGGAGACTTTGTATTCCAAGGGCGGTAATGAGTGGATGAAGCTGTTTGCCAGTGTTGCACCCGCTCCGCCTGTTATGGAGTTGCTGCGACCGAAGCTCGCGCAGTCACCGTCGGTGGCACAACGGGCATTGGCGGTGGTAGCGCCGTCATCTCGTGAAGCTGGAGGGACGGTTCGGACCGCCGACCTGTTCGCTTTAGAAACCAGCAGCGCGAGGGTCCGAGGCAGCATTTTTCACGCATGGTTTGAGCAGGTTGAATGGATGGATTCTGCGCTGCCGGACGATTCTGCTTTGCTGCAAATTGCCGCTGATGTGGTGAATGATCTGGGCCGTGCGGGCGGAATGAGCGGTGAAGCCCGGCTTCGTCCGCTGTTGGCGGAGTTTCACCGGATGCTGGAGATTCCTTCGGTTCGCGCAGCTCTAGGACGCGCTGAAAAAGGCGCGGAGCTTTGGCGCGAGCGGCCATTTATCGTGCGGATCAACGGAGAGATCATGCGCGGGCAGTTCGACCGCGTGGTGGTTCATCGCCATACCGGCCGACAGGTGACAGCCACGCTGACCGACTTTAAGAGCGATACGGTGACTGTTGACAACCTGTCGCAGCGCGTGGAGGCCTATCGCCCGCAGATCGACAGCTATCGAGCCGCACTGGCAGCCATGCTCAAAATCCCGATTGCGAACGTCACCGCTAAGCTCCTTTTCATCAACAGGGGTGAGGTTGTCGATATCCATTGACCGTATCATGTTTGCGTGATGGCGGGCCTATCCATGATTCATCGCTGGTCGATCGGCGTGGCGGCGACAGTGATCGCGCTGAGCTGCACAGGATGTAATTCCTGGAAGCGTGTCGATACCACGGTGGGGCTGCTGACGGTACCCAACGTGGACACGGACAAGGTGGATGGGCGGCAGGTCATCCGCATGAGAGGGCGTCTTTCCAGCGTGACGATCGATCCGGTGGGTGCCCGCGTCATTGATTTTCATGTTGGTCGTCGTCCGAAATGGATTTCAGAAAAGGTGGATCCCCGCAGCCTGGCGGACCCGACCTATCGCCTGGTCGAGCGGCCGCAAAAAGCAAATGTCCTCAGTTCGCCCGGATGGATGACGACCGTGGAGGGCTGTCCCGCACTGGACGCTTCGACCTATTGGCAGGTCGAAGCATGGGGCGATCATCTGGTTTTATTAAGCGATAAGCATTGCGGCCTGCGCTGGCGCAAGACATTTGATCTGCATCGAGAGTCGGCGACGCTCGATATCACCGTAGAGCTGGAAAACGTGCAGGGAAAACCGCTGCCTCACGGTGCTGTCACCTCGCAGCTGGCGACAGCGGGAGAGTTGACGGGTGACAGCGCGGTGCAGCGTGGAATTGTCGAAGGTCAGCAGTTTGAGCGTCAGTGGCTCGATGGACCATCAACAGCAGAGATGTTCGCCATGCCCGCGGGGACGCTCAGAGGCTATGGCCGATTAAAGTGGCGCGAACGCTGGATGATCAAAAGCGGAACACCGGCTACTCAGCCGGGAGAATCGGCGGATGCGTCCCTGTCCTCGCAACCCACGGAAGGACGATAAAGCCACTGTGAAAACCGTCGCATGGTTAGTCTGCCTGGGAGCGGGAATTTTCGCACTCTTTGCCTGCGGCGAGGACGTGCCGCGCGGTTCGGGGCCGGGTAATACCGCGGCTGCATCCGCACCGGCGAGTGAGCCGGCCAAACCGCTTGTGGTTGT
This genomic interval carries:
- a CDS encoding PD-(D/E)XK nuclease family protein, whose protein sequence is MSVERVFLGWELPALRRAAEWLRQRYIRDGVWNLSEVALVTPGSRAGRRLLEVLVDAADGLMLLPPRIITPGDLPELLYRSPDAVVIHDLRRTLVRAHVLSQAEDGLIKSIIPDPPEAENVRGWWNVARELERVYDAVAAGAVELEQIPALCRNQLDFPDEQRWVALDQLDRAYQKMLDRHGLTDRNRARLAALKAGSCAAERDIVLVCTADLDQLPIRMLRQAAQTSEQGSGNIFALVHAPESEAATFDELGCLLVDSWSARQIDPDPRIIRIVDRPRDQAYETLRQMESFNGRFAADQITIGIGDDKISPMIARVLEIAGISTRSAIAREVSQSAPVMLLTAMTRFIESERFDDFASLLRHPDIEEFLLERSRPNAATPAAEDTAHGSGDWLTLLDDYITDHLQGRLSDQWLGEKFRAARLKKTWETIRALVPADHHVARPLPEWATVFSKLLERVYSHRELNREIPDDRLLLLALQKIADAIRELAELDAADPLTPSLSLVEATAILISCLTGATIPPLSSGPAVELLGWLELQLDDAPALIVTGVNEGYIPESVRADAFLPDRTRRFLGLVDNRRRLARDKYAMYAILRSRPTVRFISGRRGSDDNPLTPSRLLLSCSPDELPRRVLRFYDPKSADTDHAVSSTVLESGKTSRFIVPPPQPPATPINRLYVTAFRDYLRCPYRFYLQHVLKLKALDDRAVELDAASFGNLAHEVLQMFGDSDLAVSSDADAIGNDLLARLGELVRHHYGDELGAAVMIQTQQLSERLRAFARWHAAQTAQGWRIVAREQKVTATIDVDGQPFEITGKIDRIDRDEAGRVRIADYKTGDKAAKPEAIHRKSGEWVDLQLPLYRVLVASLNLPGVRGEPVMGYIQLPRELSSVGFTEATWSQAELDAALETAAKVVRGLREGVFWPPTYPVDYMEDFAGICLDDWEERETALSEGNRLAGLPKRSGR
- a CDS encoding sugar kinase — translated: MSLIVTGSIGIDSIESPTGNADNVLGGSSIYFAAAASFFGPVRLVGAVGEDFPPEFLNTFRHFKVDLAGLETRKGSKTFRWRGKYHENMNHRDTLEVQLNVLAEALPPVPEAYRDSRYVFLANTHPAGQLSLLEQFPHARLTIADTMDLWIETERPTLLKLLKRVDGLVLNNDEAEQLAGDSNVIRAAEKITKMGPKFVVVKKGEHGALITHGNLKVVLPAYPADHVVDPTGAGDSFAGGMMGYLASTDDLSLPSLRKAMAYGTIVASYNIESFSLSRLMQITRKDLDTRLAEYQRMLAI
- a CDS encoding glutamate--tRNA ligase encodes the protein MPDVNTKIVTRFAPSPTGYLHIGGARTALFAWAFARRHTGANTFILRFEDTDQSRSSAASTVAMIDDLKWLGIDWDEGPDPDAADPYQCQRGPHAPYFQSQRLEQYRDCARKLITAGRAFEENGAVRFRMPGRDITVHDEVLGNITIAKDQLEDFIILKSDGFPTFHLAVVVDDATMGTTHVLRGQEHLMNTPKHVALQEALGYPTPCYAHMPAILNPDNSKMGKRDKAKAARKAAEDWLKKAPTQTVATLAQQSGVDGPRMAAFMAKENDDMDIAESLGRTLRLQLPEVSVIDFRRSGYLPEVILNYLALLGWSPPDKDHERFNLDYLVSHFTLDRVGKSNAKFDRLKLLAFNQETISKLSPDEFFTRWLGHLRAFQPEFPGKLSDDALRMIAEAYRPRSKTLADPAMMGRFFITDDEAIELDAKAVEKVLRKNDSAGLKVLTELRDEMNSLSDWSPAALHTFIETFSTRTNRGMGDVAQPLRVAITGTTVSPAIHDTLAILGKSATIRRIDRCLTFCAAALPR
- a CDS encoding Fe(2+)-trafficking protein, whose amino-acid sequence is MDANTRIEQWEKMTQSDPDNDMGWFSLGNAYRDAGRSEEAAKALNRAIELNARSSRAYQLLGQVLIQLNRNDDAAELLTKGYVVAASQGDVMPQRAMGSLLQKLGQPVPEVKRTQTAQVELGENVIVDRKSGKPGNRLADPPMRGPIGRFIYDYYTQDTWREWIGMGTKVINELRLDLSREDHSRAYEEHMLEWLGFTREDALEHAKQSAPTT
- a CDS encoding UvrD-helicase domain-containing protein, with product MTVSATHLLISASAGTGKTHALTARYLKLLRHGALPETILATTFTRKAAGEILARVLLRLAKAASSDHEAAKLAEDIKDFTLTQQDCRKLLVQLCDSLHSVTISTIDGFFNRVASSFRFELGIPPSPRIVDERDSLINQIRLRAIEALLADDQPQVLIDLLRRLHHDSNKRSVTDSIETIVSELYEIYREAPEEDKWNRLSVPPVPTEEQIRDISNGLLAVCVEGAVPTKNLAKALRTCRELFEQRQWDVLAGNTLICAVRSGKCTYGGTTIDLRVVAVLEPLVRCVDAIAIQRVAQRGEASYDLVRRFDSHFTRLRHEQNVLLFSDLTHKLARELQTLGEQIWFDVYYRLDSRVKHLLLDEFQDTSIAQWTVLQPVASEITASDDGTMSHSFFCVGDVKQAIYNWRGGCAEIFNQLPKQLNLINMSIETLDKSHRSSSIVLDAVNAVFSDLTENPVLNTHAPIVQRWAQKFPRHEAVKSLPGCVELLTSTLTQGEVTVNEDSDGDDSAVTEQASTHEVFVAEKITALHRAVPGASIGVLVSTHLAASRLLPQLRNLGVDASGEGGVAITGDPAVLAILAALTLADHPGDSIAAFHVLHSPLNEIVGLGSQRSADCHAVAMHIRHEILNRGYADLIADWVQRLAPSCGPSSTRRLLQLIEIADSYDATITLRTRDFVEYVHAKRVEETSLSPVRVMTVHAAKGLEFDAVVMPELDRLIVKMTDLPAYVERDAPTLPISAVFAPANKDVRSLSSDLEKAYNQMLESRLRDDLSVLYVAMTRARHALYMIAKPLSMKKDGNACARGWSNLSYAAILRRALGPEQPTYEGGETLYSKGGNEWMKLFASVAPAPPVMELLRPKLAQSPSVAQRALAVVAPSSREAGGTVRTADLFALETSSARVRGSIFHAWFEQVEWMDSALPDDSALLQIAADVVNDLGRAGGMSGEARLRPLLAEFHRMLEIPSVRAALGRAEKGAELWRERPFIVRINGEIMRGQFDRVVVHRHTGRQVTATLTDFKSDTVTVDNLSQRVEAYRPQIDSYRAALAAMLKIPIANVTAKLLFINRGEVVDIH